The nucleotide window GCTCGAGGAGGAGGGGATCCGCAGATGCGCGGAGTGACGTTGGCCGCCACGCAGATGGCGTGCAGTTGGGATCGGGAGGCGAACGTCGCCCGGGCGACGGACCTGGTGCGGCAGGCGGCGGCCGATGGCGCTCAGATAATACTCCAGCAGGAGCTGTTCGAGACGCCGTACTTCTGCATCGAGCAGCACGGCGAGCATCTGC belongs to Pseudomonadota bacterium and includes:
- a CDS encoding nitrilase-related carbon-nitrogen hydrolase — translated: MRGVTLAATQMACSWDREANVARATDLVRQAAADGAQIILQQELFETPYFCIEQHGEHL